The following coding sequences are from one Dehalococcoidia bacterium window:
- a CDS encoding ABC transporter substrate-binding protein gives MLSTQRRIIVRMEARDLRGMNSRRVTRRRFLGTTGALAAGAAAYVGVGCGDGKARPAPASPATAAPSVAPVASRGGVLRVYNFDATVQDTLDPHLTLMGPVANVHSAVFSKLYKYEDERAGTLSPDLADGMPEQPDELTYIIKLRDGVRFHDAAHFRYLHPHVTGRNLEAKDVAYSFERQMKLNSPKANRFFRKHKWSAIDSVAARDQNTVVIQLKEPVAPFLDFLAGQHAYILAHETIDQATDEAASPLAMIGTGPFMLESFEPQQAVRLVRNPQWFARDDDPHGVGKDRPFLDAYQAFYSPQEDTFQRVWFERLAIDATSFLDPAVLDHEHKTNLADIQLEETDAGGFLASRLLLDRAPFKDDRARRAVHLAIDRRALADIMFAPMDGRPSARLTAAVAPVMDRWAVPEEELLRQPGYRTDPTLRDEDVQQARQLWQAALGEDSDTELKIFFSGVPKIIAERAVALVQRQLTDVLGARVSTIVDDSGYAVIASALGRNIDGATEGVVHFTFAMEDGGVDLDDWLYGQFRSGQPMNTYRLQDSTLDAMLDKTRGEFDYEARREQGVDIQDYLLGKVNARLEYCAPVSRRLSWGYVRNANHPISYGSDYKLANTWLDTSHPAWRRRQA, from the coding sequence ATGCTATCCACACAACGCCGTATCATCGTGCGCATGGAAGCGCGAGATCTTCGCGGCATGAACAGCCGACGCGTCACGCGCCGGCGCTTTCTCGGAACGACGGGCGCACTCGCCGCGGGTGCCGCCGCGTATGTTGGCGTCGGCTGCGGTGACGGTAAGGCGCGACCTGCGCCGGCATCGCCGGCGACAGCGGCGCCGTCCGTGGCGCCCGTCGCATCACGCGGCGGCGTGCTGCGCGTCTACAATTTCGATGCGACGGTGCAGGACACGCTCGACCCGCACCTCACGCTGATGGGGCCCGTTGCGAACGTCCACTCCGCCGTCTTCAGCAAGCTCTACAAGTACGAGGACGAACGCGCCGGCACGTTGTCGCCCGACCTTGCGGACGGCATGCCGGAACAACCTGATGAACTGACCTACATCATCAAGCTGCGCGACGGTGTGCGGTTTCATGACGCGGCGCACTTCAGATATTTGCATCCGCATGTCACGGGCAGGAATCTCGAAGCGAAGGACGTAGCTTATAGCTTCGAGCGCCAGATGAAGCTGAACAGCCCAAAGGCGAATCGATTCTTTCGCAAGCACAAATGGAGTGCGATCGACTCGGTCGCAGCGCGCGACCAGAACACTGTCGTCATTCAGCTCAAAGAGCCGGTGGCGCCGTTCCTGGACTTCCTGGCCGGACAACACGCCTACATCCTTGCGCACGAGACCATCGATCAGGCCACCGACGAAGCGGCCAGCCCGCTCGCGATGATCGGCACCGGCCCCTTCATGCTCGAATCGTTTGAGCCGCAGCAGGCCGTCCGTCTCGTTCGGAATCCCCAATGGTTCGCGCGCGACGACGACCCGCACGGCGTCGGGAAGGACCGCCCGTTCCTCGATGCGTACCAGGCGTTCTATTCGCCGCAGGAGGACACGTTCCAGCGCGTCTGGTTCGAGCGCCTCGCCATCGACGCGACGTCATTCCTCGACCCGGCAGTCCTGGACCACGAGCACAAGACGAATCTTGCGGACATTCAACTCGAAGAGACGGATGCCGGCGGGTTCCTGGCGAGCCGTCTCCTGCTCGATCGCGCGCCATTCAAGGACGACCGGGCGCGCCGCGCGGTGCACCTCGCTATCGACCGGCGCGCGCTCGCCGACATCATGTTCGCACCGATGGACGGGCGCCCTTCGGCCCGGCTGACTGCGGCGGTGGCGCCCGTCATGGACCGGTGGGCTGTCCCCGAGGAGGAACTCTTGCGGCAACCGGGATACCGGACGGACCCGACGCTGCGCGACGAAGACGTCCAGCAAGCGCGCCAACTCTGGCAGGCCGCGCTCGGCGAGGACTCAGACACCGAGTTGAAGATCTTCTTCTCGGGTGTGCCGAAGATCATCGCGGAGCGCGCGGTCGCGCTCGTGCAGCGTCAGCTTACAGATGTGCTCGGTGCGCGCGTCAGCACGATCGTCGATGACAGTGGCTATGCTGTGATCGCTTCCGCGCTTGGGCGCAACATTGACGGTGCGACGGAGGGCGTCGTGCACTTCACGTTCGCCATGGAGGACGGCGGTGTTGACCTGGACGACTGGTTGTACGGTCAGTTCCGCAGCGGTCAGCCGATGAACACGTACCGCCTGCAGGATTCCACGCTCGACGCGATGCTCGACAAGACGCGCGGCGAGTTCGACTACGAGGCGCGGCGGGAACAGGGCGTCGATATCCAGGACTACTTGCTTGGCAAGGTGAACGCGCGGCTCGAATACTGTGCCCCCGTCTCGCGAAGACTCTCGTGGGGTTACGTCCGCAACGCCAACCACCCCATCTCGTATGGCAGCGACTATAAGCTCGCCAACACGTGGCTCGACACGTCGCATCCGGCGTGGCGACGCCGCCAGGCCTAA
- the topA gene encoding type I DNA topoisomerase yields MAKAKEKNLVIVESPAKARTLGNILGKQYEVRASVGHVRDLPKSRLGVDVENEFTPSYIVPKDKKDVVKALREAAKKATTVYLATDPDREGEAISWHLLEALEDPGKSKRKSDDDASATTSANDAVDRGRYQRVEFHEITKHAVEEAFKNPRTIDMRLVDAQQARRVLDRLVGYKISPYLWRKIHRGLSAGRVQSVALRMVVDREREIEAFKPQEYWTIDTDLARQDDADEQGFQARLVALPGEKKAEIDNGQRAEAVAADLRRASYQVREVKRRQQVRRPSPPFTTSTLQQEASRRYGFSAKRTMAVAQQLYEGLDIPGQGQVGLITYMRTDSLNVAQVARDEARGFITQKYGGDFYPDKPRFYKTKSKGAQEAHEAIRPTSVTREPAALKKSLSSDQFKLYTLVWQRFLASQMADAVFDQMSVEIDARVDAPAQPYGLRASASHLRFPGFRQVYIEGRDTETDEDQEKSLPALDDNEALRMLAVTPAQHFTEPPPRYTEATLVKALEENGIGRPSTYAPIMSTIQDRGYAKKEGRALRPTELGFVVADIMVERFPDIVDLSFTARMEDELDEVASGERKWPPVVKEFYDPLARDLEAAAEAPRVEEETEEICEKCGKPMIKRWGRFGQFLACSGFPECKNTRPLDGEAQAQEVPDEKCDECASPMVIKRGRFGQFLACSRYPECKGSRPLLKKIGVVCPKDGGELVEKKSKRGRTFYSCANYPNCDFTSWSRPLKQPCPSCEGLIVVAAKGTAKCTNCTWKGDIDSLGEPELAKVSA; encoded by the coding sequence ATGGCAAAGGCAAAAGAAAAGAACCTGGTGATCGTAGAATCACCGGCCAAGGCCAGGACCCTGGGCAACATCCTCGGCAAGCAGTACGAGGTCCGCGCTTCCGTCGGGCACGTCCGCGACCTTCCGAAGTCCCGCCTTGGCGTCGACGTCGAGAACGAGTTCACTCCCAGCTATATCGTGCCCAAGGACAAGAAGGACGTCGTCAAGGCGCTCAGGGAGGCGGCGAAGAAGGCGACGACCGTCTACCTGGCGACTGACCCCGACCGCGAGGGCGAGGCTATCTCATGGCATCTGCTCGAGGCGCTCGAGGATCCCGGCAAGAGCAAACGGAAGTCTGATGATGACGCATCCGCGACGACTTCCGCGAACGACGCCGTGGACCGCGGCCGTTACCAGCGCGTCGAATTTCACGAGATCACCAAGCACGCGGTCGAAGAGGCCTTTAAGAACCCCCGCACCATTGACATGCGGCTGGTCGATGCGCAGCAGGCGCGCCGCGTGCTGGATCGGCTGGTCGGATACAAGATAAGCCCTTACCTCTGGCGCAAGATCCACCGCGGGCTGAGCGCCGGTCGCGTCCAATCCGTCGCTCTGCGCATGGTCGTTGACCGCGAGCGCGAGATCGAAGCATTTAAGCCGCAAGAGTACTGGACGATCGACACCGACCTCGCAAGGCAAGATGATGCCGATGAGCAGGGATTCCAGGCGCGCCTGGTCGCCCTGCCCGGCGAAAAGAAGGCGGAGATCGATAACGGACAACGCGCCGAGGCAGTAGCGGCGGACTTGCGGCGTGCTTCCTACCAGGTGCGAGAAGTCAAGCGGCGACAGCAGGTCCGCCGCCCTTCACCGCCCTTTACGACAAGCACACTGCAGCAGGAAGCGTCGCGGCGCTATGGCTTCTCCGCCAAGCGCACGATGGCGGTTGCCCAGCAGCTGTACGAAGGGCTCGATATTCCGGGCCAGGGGCAGGTCGGCCTCATCACCTATATGCGTACGGACTCCTTGAACGTCGCGCAGGTGGCAAGAGACGAGGCGCGTGGCTTCATCACGCAAAAGTACGGCGGGGACTTCTACCCTGATAAGCCGCGGTTCTACAAGACGAAGTCAAAGGGCGCCCAGGAAGCGCACGAAGCGATCCGCCCGACGTCGGTGACACGCGAGCCGGCGGCGTTGAAGAAGTCGTTGTCATCCGATCAGTTCAAGTTGTACACGCTTGTCTGGCAGCGCTTCCTGGCGAGCCAGATGGCCGATGCAGTCTTCGACCAGATGAGCGTGGAGATTGATGCGCGCGTGGACGCGCCCGCGCAACCGTACGGGCTTCGGGCCTCGGCGAGCCACCTGCGCTTCCCCGGCTTTCGCCAGGTGTACATCGAAGGGCGGGATACGGAGACGGATGAGGACCAGGAGAAGTCGCTGCCCGCGCTTGACGACAACGAAGCGCTGCGCATGCTTGCGGTGACGCCCGCCCAGCACTTCACCGAACCGCCACCTCGCTACACCGAGGCGACGCTCGTGAAGGCGCTCGAGGAGAACGGCATTGGCCGGCCTTCGACGTACGCGCCGATCATGTCGACGATCCAGGATCGCGGCTACGCGAAGAAGGAAGGCCGCGCGCTGAGGCCGACAGAGCTTGGTTTCGTCGTCGCCGACATCATGGTGGAGCGGTTCCCGGACATCGTCGATCTGAGCTTTACCGCGCGCATGGAAGATGAGCTCGACGAGGTTGCGAGCGGCGAGCGTAAATGGCCGCCGGTCGTGAAGGAGTTTTACGATCCGCTCGCTCGGGATCTCGAGGCCGCAGCCGAAGCGCCGCGCGTCGAAGAAGAGACGGAAGAGATCTGCGAAAAGTGCGGAAAGCCGATGATCAAGCGGTGGGGCCGCTTCGGACAATTTCTCGCCTGCTCCGGCTTCCCCGAGTGCAAGAACACGCGCCCGCTCGATGGCGAAGCCCAGGCGCAGGAAGTCCCGGATGAGAAATGCGACGAGTGCGCCTCGCCGATGGTCATCAAGCGCGGGCGCTTCGGGCAGTTCCTGGCGTGCTCACGCTACCCGGAGTGCAAAGGATCGCGCCCGCTGCTGAAGAAGATCGGCGTCGTGTGCCCGAAGGACGGCGGTGAGTTGGTCGAGAAGAAGAGCAAGCGCGGGCGCACCTTCTACTCCTGCGCAAACTATCCGAACTGCGATTTCACAAGCTGGTCACGGCCTCTGAAGCAGCCCTGCCCGAGTTGCGAGGGCCTCATCGTCGTCGCAGCGAAGGGGACGGCCAAGTGCACGAACTGCACATGGAAGGGCGACATCGACTCGCTGGGGGAGCCCGAGCTGGCGAAAGTCTCGGCGTGA
- the dprA gene encoding DNA-processing protein DprA, whose amino-acid sequence MDELERKYWIALSRVSRIGRVRVGQLEAHFGRLEQAWTASAGELKAAGLDAGTVSALVTARDSINPDDELELLHKHGVGAITWHDAGYPRQLQEVYDRPPVLFVRGALAPADEWSVAVVGTRRVSVYGRQVAEEMSRGLAANQVTVVSGLARGVDAIAHRGALEAGGRTVAVLACGLDMVYPPEHKKLAEQIVEQGAMLSDYAIGTQPRSEFFPRRNRILSGISLGVLVVEGDTKSGALITARQALEQNREVFAVPGSMYSPNSRGTNKLIQDGEAKLTLDVQDILAELNLTMAAHQMEMAEIIPADDTEAVLLRVLGTEPVHIDEVRRQCGLPIAAVTSALAMLELKGAVRQVGRMNYVKTRDVAAPRA is encoded by the coding sequence ATGGACGAACTAGAACGTAAGTACTGGATTGCGCTCAGTCGCGTGTCCCGTATCGGACGGGTGCGCGTCGGGCAGCTCGAAGCGCACTTCGGCCGCCTGGAGCAGGCCTGGACGGCTTCCGCAGGCGAGCTGAAGGCCGCCGGCCTGGACGCCGGCACCGTCTCTGCCCTGGTGACGGCGCGTGACAGCATAAATCCCGACGACGAACTCGAACTGCTGCACAAGCACGGTGTTGGCGCTATCACCTGGCACGACGCGGGATATCCGCGCCAACTACAGGAGGTGTACGACCGCCCTCCTGTGCTCTTCGTCCGCGGGGCGCTGGCACCGGCGGACGAGTGGTCGGTCGCGGTAGTGGGCACGCGACGCGTCAGCGTCTATGGCCGCCAGGTCGCCGAAGAAATGTCGCGCGGGCTCGCGGCGAACCAGGTGACCGTCGTCAGCGGCCTGGCGCGCGGCGTTGACGCGATCGCGCACCGCGGCGCGCTCGAAGCGGGCGGCCGCACGGTCGCCGTGCTGGCCTGCGGACTCGACATGGTGTATCCGCCAGAGCACAAGAAACTCGCCGAGCAGATCGTCGAGCAGGGGGCCATGCTCAGCGATTATGCGATCGGCACGCAGCCCCGCAGCGAGTTCTTCCCGCGCCGAAACCGCATCCTCAGCGGCATCTCGCTGGGCGTGCTTGTCGTGGAGGGCGACACGAAGAGCGGCGCCTTGATCACGGCGCGGCAGGCGCTGGAGCAAAACCGAGAAGTGTTCGCCGTGCCCGGCAGCATGTATTCGCCGAATTCACGTGGCACCAACAAGCTCATCCAGGACGGCGAAGCCAAGCTCACGCTCGACGTCCAGGACATATTGGCGGAACTGAACCTGACCATGGCCGCACACCAAATGGAGATGGCCGAGATCATTCCGGCCGACGATACCGAGGCGGTGCTGCTCCGCGTGTTGGGCACCGAACCGGTACACATCGATGAAGTGAGACGGCAATGCGGGTTGCCGATAGCCGCGGTCACGAGCGCGCTCGCCATGCTCGAGCTGAAGGGGGCGGTGCGGCAGGTGGGGCGCATGAACTACGTCAAGACGCGCGATGTCGCGGCTCCGCGCGCGTAA
- a CDS encoding hemolysin family protein: MIFLTLALALLVIVAAAEACVAAVSRARLKSMAGRGVRRAERLHNFVDERASVLAVLAFVRNLAVVVATGLAIFLVSRETEHSWGVFALVATVGVLILALLDGLPRLIVAQDPEPWGIRFVPVINVFRTVFGPIAWAIDRSLRTVVGGNDEDDEEHETEEILRLAEIDTGDDEIEEEERQMIQGIIDMEETTVREIMAPRIDVVGLDLDQTIDDALRVIVAKGFSRIPLYDETIDNVVGIIYAKDLLRCLTEGRKPSLKEIARPPYFIPESKRVGELLGELRQSKVHIAVVVDEYGGTAGLVTIEDLLEEIVGEIQDEYDREEAPIERVTDTEAILDARVSIDALRELFGFEPDDDEDYDTVGGFVYHHLGKVPSAGDEVRVDGLTLRVLSVLGRRIKKVRATKRVESSNPVTAP, from the coding sequence GTGATCTTCCTGACACTTGCACTGGCGTTGCTCGTCATCGTGGCGGCCGCGGAAGCCTGCGTCGCCGCCGTGAGCCGCGCGCGCCTGAAGTCCATGGCCGGGAGGGGCGTGCGTCGCGCCGAACGCTTGCACAACTTCGTCGATGAGCGCGCGTCCGTGCTGGCAGTGCTCGCATTCGTACGGAACCTCGCAGTCGTCGTCGCGACGGGATTGGCGATCTTCCTTGTTTCCCGAGAGACCGAACACTCGTGGGGCGTCTTCGCGCTCGTCGCAACCGTCGGCGTCTTAATCCTCGCGTTGCTTGATGGGTTGCCGCGATTGATCGTCGCGCAGGACCCGGAGCCGTGGGGCATTCGCTTCGTGCCTGTGATCAACGTCTTTCGGACCGTGTTCGGCCCGATCGCCTGGGCGATCGATCGCAGCTTGCGCACTGTTGTCGGTGGGAACGACGAGGACGACGAGGAGCACGAGACCGAAGAGATCCTGCGGCTCGCCGAGATCGATACCGGCGACGACGAGATTGAAGAGGAAGAACGCCAGATGATCCAGGGGATCATCGATATGGAAGAGACGACGGTGCGGGAGATCATGGCGCCCCGTATCGACGTCGTCGGTCTCGATCTCGACCAGACGATCGACGACGCGTTGCGTGTGATCGTCGCGAAGGGCTTCAGCCGCATTCCACTGTACGACGAGACGATCGACAACGTTGTCGGCATCATCTACGCCAAGGACTTGTTGCGCTGCCTGACGGAGGGGCGCAAGCCCTCGCTGAAGGAGATCGCCCGTCCCCCGTACTTCATTCCGGAGTCCAAGCGTGTCGGCGAACTGCTCGGCGAGTTGCGGCAGAGCAAGGTCCACATCGCCGTTGTCGTCGACGAGTACGGCGGCACGGCGGGGCTCGTCACGATCGAAGACTTGCTCGAAGAGATCGTCGGCGAGATCCAGGACGAGTACGACCGCGAGGAAGCGCCCATAGAACGGGTCACCGACACAGAAGCCATTCTGGACGCGCGCGTGAGCATAGACGCGTTACGAGAGTTATTCGGCTTCGAGCCCGATGATGACGAGGACTACGATACCGTCGGCGGCTTCGTGTATCACCATCTCGGGAAGGTGCCCTCCGCGGGCGACGAGGTCCGGGTCGACGGGCTCACGCTCCGCGTGCTGAGCGTGCTCGGCCGCAGGATCAAGAAGGTCCGAGCCACGAAGCGCGTCGAGTCCAGCAACCCTGTTACGGCTCCGTAG
- the glmU gene encoding bifunctional UDP-N-acetylglucosamine diphosphorylase/glucosamine-1-phosphate N-acetyltransferase GlmU, translating to MTASPQLAIVLAAGHGTRMRSRLPKVAHPLAGRPVVRHVVDAARAAGVQDVVVVVGAGAEADVVRAAAGDDVRFAVQGEALGTGHAVESARDAAGAAESVLIMNGDVPLVLPETLRRLLGALADADLALLTAQVPVEQYGVLEMAGDRIVSVIETKAVEGVDRDEPRFINSGQYAVRADWLWSHLSRITAAPNGERYLTALASMAHAEGNAGIAVIADDPAEVRGINDRVQLAEAEATLRGRIRRTHMLAGVTLLDPPSTFIDAGVTIGADTVLGANTHIVGQTAVGTDCVLGPGAHVRDSVIGDDCTVRESMIEESTLERHVDVGPYSHLRPGSHICEDAHVGNYAEVKHTRLGKRTKMGHHSYIGDAEVGDDVNIGAGTITANYDGERKHRTIIGDGAFIGSDTMLVAPVRIGKGARTSAGSVVTRDVPDGMMAIGAPARIRAIGQEQEESDSGQR from the coding sequence ATGACGGCATCGCCGCAGCTGGCGATCGTGCTTGCCGCCGGACACGGCACGCGCATGCGCTCGCGTCTCCCGAAGGTCGCGCATCCGCTGGCGGGACGCCCCGTGGTGCGCCACGTCGTAGATGCGGCGCGTGCGGCGGGCGTCCAGGATGTGGTCGTCGTTGTGGGGGCCGGCGCCGAAGCCGATGTCGTGCGTGCCGCGGCGGGCGATGACGTGCGGTTCGCCGTGCAGGGCGAAGCTCTCGGCACCGGTCACGCGGTTGAATCAGCACGTGACGCCGCCGGCGCGGCCGAGAGCGTGCTGATCATGAACGGCGACGTACCGCTGGTGCTGCCGGAGACGCTGCGTCGCCTTCTCGGCGCGCTCGCCGACGCGGATCTCGCGCTACTCACTGCCCAGGTGCCGGTCGAGCAGTACGGCGTCCTCGAGATGGCCGGCGACCGCATCGTCAGCGTCATCGAGACGAAGGCCGTCGAAGGTGTGGACCGCGATGAACCGCGGTTCATCAACTCCGGTCAGTACGCCGTCCGCGCGGATTGGCTGTGGTCGCACTTGAGTCGCATCACCGCCGCGCCGAACGGTGAGCGCTATCTGACCGCGCTTGCCTCGATGGCGCACGCCGAAGGCAATGCTGGCATCGCCGTCATCGCTGACGACCCGGCGGAGGTGCGCGGCATCAACGACCGCGTGCAACTCGCCGAAGCGGAGGCGACGCTCCGCGGCCGCATCCGCCGCACGCACATGCTTGCGGGTGTCACGCTCCTCGACCCGCCTTCGACGTTTATCGATGCGGGGGTGACGATCGGCGCCGACACGGTCCTCGGAGCGAACACGCATATCGTCGGACAGACGGCGGTGGGAACAGACTGCGTCCTTGGCCCCGGCGCTCATGTGCGAGATTCCGTGATCGGCGATGACTGCACGGTCCGCGAGTCTATGATCGAAGAGTCAACGCTCGAGAGACACGTCGACGTGGGACCGTACAGTCATCTCCGGCCGGGATCGCACATCTGTGAGGATGCGCACGTCGGCAACTACGCCGAAGTCAAGCATACACGCCTCGGCAAGCGCACAAAGATGGGGCATCACAGTTACATCGGCGATGCGGAGGTCGGCGACGACGTGAACATCGGTGCAGGCACAATCACCGCCAACTACGACGGTGAGCGCAAGCACCGCACGATCATCGGCGACGGCGCATTCATCGGCAGCGATACGATGCTTGTGGCGCCGGTGCGCATTGGGAAGGGCGCGCGCACGAGCGCGGGATCCGTGGTGACTCGCGACGTGCCGGACGGCATGATGGCCATCGGCGCGCCCGCGAGGATTCGCGCGATCGGCCAGGAACAGGAGGAGTCCGACTCTGGACAGCGATAG
- the alaS gene encoding alanine--tRNA ligase, translating into MDADQVRETFIDFMVQRGHKPIPSASLVPHGDPTLLFTSAGMVPFKPYFMGLAEPPAPRMATVQKCFRTTDIEDVGDYSHLTFFEMLGNFSIGDYFKKEAIAWAWELLTKGFKFPADKLHVTIFTTDDEAHDHWRDIGLPEERIYRFDEEFNYWFSGDVGPCGPNSEIFIDRGPRETCERCRAGACTPNLEPDCGRFLEIWNLVFMTLYQPEDGTRTELPHTNIDTGSGLERVTCAIQGKDTVYQTDLFVPILARIEALTTTSYGESEAADLAMRIVADHARAATFLITDGVMPSNDGRGYVLRRILRRAVYVLTQLSGPREDTLLDKVAESVIAKMERAYPDLRVRAEFVRRLLATEETKFRQTIERGRAHLDGVMKNAASTKMIDGKQAFALYDTYGYPLELTQEIAAREGYAIDVAGFQTEMKAQRARARAAAKFDVEADRLAAYTELAHIRTKFVGYDRTEHETTVAGIIGERGVQDAVEAGDAVEIVLMETPFYAEGGGQAGDTGVIVAPGGRVVVEDTQAAAEGLVVHRGRVEEGRVAVNDAVRALVDVEKRRASQRNHTATHLLHAALREVLGTHVVQSGSLVAPDRLRFDFTHIEATKPEELMAVQRLVNEKVRSDIDVHWEIQSYDEALSGGAMALFGEKYADAVRVVGICEPAVHEHDAPSPPQDHRGQETRCFSKELCGGTHVHRTGEIGTFVILSEGSVSSGVRRIEAVTGALADEYVMALQTGMNALARRLNTTPNQLEERIEALEADLDAERKRTQQLSRQAGRAEVDTLIEAVERVDGTSLVVARVPADSVEAMREMGDLLRDKLGSAVIVLGSVVGEKPSFLAMVTKDLSGRVHAGNLIKRMAPVAGGGGGGPADMAQGGGKDPAKLDDALGVARDLARESLAGK; encoded by the coding sequence ATGGACGCAGATCAGGTTCGCGAGACATTCATCGACTTCATGGTGCAGCGCGGCCACAAGCCGATTCCCAGCGCGTCGCTGGTTCCGCACGGGGATCCCACGCTCCTGTTCACCAGCGCCGGCATGGTGCCCTTCAAGCCGTACTTCATGGGTCTCGCCGAGCCGCCGGCGCCGCGCATGGCGACGGTGCAGAAGTGCTTCCGCACGACGGATATCGAGGACGTCGGCGACTACAGCCACCTCACATTCTTCGAAATGCTGGGCAATTTCAGCATCGGCGACTACTTCAAGAAAGAAGCGATCGCTTGGGCCTGGGAACTCCTGACGAAGGGCTTCAAATTCCCCGCCGACAAGCTGCACGTGACGATTTTCACCACGGACGATGAAGCGCACGATCACTGGCGCGACATCGGCCTGCCGGAAGAGCGCATTTATCGATTCGATGAAGAGTTCAACTACTGGTTTAGCGGCGACGTCGGGCCGTGCGGGCCGAACAGCGAGATATTCATCGACCGCGGACCGCGCGAAACGTGCGAGCGCTGCCGCGCTGGAGCGTGTACACCGAACCTGGAGCCCGATTGCGGCCGCTTCCTGGAGATCTGGAACCTCGTCTTCATGACGCTCTACCAGCCCGAGGACGGTACGCGCACAGAGTTGCCGCACACGAACATCGACACCGGCTCCGGACTTGAGCGCGTCACGTGCGCCATACAGGGCAAGGACACGGTCTACCAGACGGACTTGTTCGTGCCCATCCTTGCGCGTATCGAAGCGCTCACAACCACGTCGTATGGCGAAAGCGAAGCGGCGGATCTGGCGATGCGTATCGTCGCGGATCATGCTCGCGCGGCGACATTCTTGATCACCGACGGCGTCATGCCTTCAAACGACGGGCGCGGCTACGTCCTGCGTCGCATTTTGCGCCGCGCGGTCTACGTGCTCACGCAGCTCTCGGGGCCGCGGGAAGACACCTTGCTCGACAAGGTCGCAGAGTCCGTGATCGCGAAGATGGAGCGCGCCTATCCCGATCTCCGGGTTCGGGCGGAATTCGTCAGGCGCCTGCTTGCGACCGAGGAAACGAAGTTCCGGCAGACCATCGAGCGCGGCCGGGCACATCTTGACGGCGTCATGAAAAACGCAGCTTCCACGAAGATGATCGATGGCAAGCAGGCGTTCGCGCTCTACGACACGTACGGCTACCCGCTGGAGCTGACGCAGGAGATCGCCGCGCGTGAAGGCTACGCAATCGATGTGGCGGGATTTCAAACCGAGATGAAAGCGCAGCGTGCGCGCGCCCGCGCTGCTGCCAAATTCGACGTCGAGGCGGACCGGCTCGCGGCGTACACCGAACTGGCGCATATTCGCACGAAGTTCGTCGGATACGACCGCACCGAGCACGAGACGACCGTAGCCGGCATCATTGGCGAGCGCGGCGTGCAAGACGCAGTCGAAGCCGGCGACGCCGTCGAGATCGTGCTCATGGAGACGCCCTTCTACGCGGAGGGCGGCGGCCAGGCCGGTGATACCGGCGTCATCGTCGCGCCGGGCGGGCGTGTCGTTGTGGAGGACACGCAGGCGGCGGCGGAAGGACTCGTCGTGCACCGCGGTCGCGTCGAGGAGGGGCGTGTCGCCGTAAACGATGCGGTGCGCGCGCTGGTCGACGTCGAAAAGCGGCGCGCGAGCCAGCGCAACCACACCGCGACGCATCTGCTGCACGCTGCACTGCGCGAAGTGCTGGGCACGCACGTTGTGCAGTCCGGCTCGCTCGTCGCACCGGACCGCCTGCGGTTCGACTTTACGCACATCGAGGCGACGAAACCGGAAGAGCTGATGGCCGTGCAACGCCTGGTGAACGAGAAGGTACGCAGCGACATCGACGTGCACTGGGAGATCCAGAGCTACGATGAGGCGCTCAGCGGTGGCGCCATGGCGCTCTTCGGCGAGAAGTATGCCGACGCAGTGCGCGTCGTCGGCATTTGCGAACCCGCCGTACATGAGCACGACGCTCCTTCGCCGCCCCAGGACCATCGTGGGCAAGAAACCCGCTGCTTCTCGAAGGAGTTATGCGGCGGCACCCATGTCCACCGCACCGGCGAGATCGGGACGTTCGTGATCCTCAGCGAAGGCAGCGTCAGTTCAGGCGTGCGGCGCATCGAAGCGGTAACGGGCGCACTCGCCGACGAATACGTCATGGCACTGCAGACCGGCATGAATGCGCTGGCGCGCCGGCTCAACACAACGCCCAACCAGCTCGAGGAGCGCATCGAAGCGCTGGAGGCCGACCTGGATGCCGAGCGCAAGCGGACACAGCAGCTCTCGCGCCAGGCGGGTCGCGCGGAGGTCGATACGCTGATCGAAGCCGTGGAGCGCGTCGATGGCACCTCGCTCGTCGTCGCCCGCGTGCCTGCCGACAGCGTCGAGGCGATGCGCGAAATGGGCGACCTGCTGCGAGACAAGCTGGGAAGCGCGGTCATCGTGCTGGGGTCGGTGGTCGGTGAGAAGCCGAGCTTTTTGGCGATGGTGACAAAGGACTTGTCGGGGCGCGTGCACGCGGGCAACCTGATCAAGAGGATGGCACCCGTAGCAGGCGGCGGCGGTGGCGGGCCTGCCGACATGGCGCAGGGCGGCGGCAAGGATCCGGCAAAGCTCGATGACGCTCTCGGCGTGGCGCGCGACCTTGCGAGGGAGAGCCTCGCCGGGAAGTAG